The Myripristis murdjan chromosome 11, fMyrMur1.1, whole genome shotgun sequence genomic sequence GTTATTATGTGAACGCAGAGTGCGTAAAACTTGCCTTCTTCTTGAGTTTAGCATATTTCTTCTGCAGggactcctcttcctccgtcaGTGAACTTGGAAACACCACCATGATGGCAAACCCTACTCAAATGAATAACAGGTAAGCTCAACTACATAAGACAATTAAAACTATTAAAATATCTTAATATGGTTGACGGATTTAGCCACAAATTCACACCAATGCTTGCGCACCGGTTGctacgttaacgttagctggctagcaaCAAGATTTCCGCGGGAATTTAAGAGCTATTTTTAGGTACAGAACAAAACCTACAACATCTGCCGGTTTCATCAAACTATATCCCGGCAGATTAACCCCATGTGATCAATCATTATATTATCATCAGCTAATTAATGTACTTACCAATTTCACACGGTGGACCCCGAGACTCCGAGcccaacaaaaacacaggcgCGTGAATGTGACGTTGCGATTTTGCCGTTTGCGACAAAAATTACAACACTGtatatttaaaacaacaacaacaacaactggaACCTAATGACTAGCAATGTGTGGCTAAAttgaaaatgtggagaaatattattattattattttttttatttttttttttttgcactgtagcGAGCAGACTACCCACTTCCGCTTGTGAAAGTTGGCAACTTCCGGGGCGACGCTCGTTAGCAACTTTGCTTTCATTTGCGAGTGGGTAACATGGAAAGAATAGGTAAGATAAGGCTTGTCTTATGCCAAGTattatattttatcttttttatgtaaatacaaggcgaataataaaaaaagcacaTACATGTTTATCAGCCGTTGGCACATGACATAATGCTGGAGTGCAGTTTGGAGCAGTTGGAGTGATGATGTGGCTAACAGGCTACCCAGCTTGCTGTCAATCAAAGCTCCCCCATTCAACTGCTGGTTTATATCCTGCAACCAACAtttcatcagtgttttattAGTATTGTATCACTTTTTAGTGGTTTTAATGACAGCTCACCCAGGTTTGAACACAATGTTGATGTAGTCTTCTCCCTGGGTGCATTCACTCTGGGTTAttgtggacacacacagggtagggtgtgtgtgtgtgtgtgtgtgttttagtttatTCATACCCCTTTTGTCCTGTTTCTCACCTGTGTGCAGATCTGCCCCCCGTGGGCCCCACAGACCTGCCTCTGTCCCTGCTGGAGATGGGCTGCTCTGGCAGGTTTGAGTTGATCACACACCCCCTGCCCCACCACCAGCCTCTACCTCCACAGAGCACGGTCAGTAGACCCGCCATCTTGAAATAATCTACATATCCTTaatttgtgtgttcatgttaaTCCCTGCTGCTCTGTCGGTTTTATTCTACTTGTCAAGTGTTTAACAGGTCTATGTTTGCAACTAATGCAGTGGATTCGTGAAAATATTATCATAATTTTACCTCCTGTGATTGCTTGGTTGTGTTGTGCAAGGTTCATTCCAGTTCATGtatcaagttcaggtttatttacagCCCCAAATTACTGTTTACATTGTGTTCTCATAGTGTCTATAGTGTACAGCAAACATAACAAGACGACAGCCGCTGATTTGAAACCTCAttgcagggaagaaaaaaaaaacacaaacccaaaaaacccaaagataaagaatgaagaaaaagtTCATTAAAGTAAATAGAAGTTTGGGCATTGACATTAAACTGCACAtttgacaaaaaatacaaataagaaGTTCAGTCTGATTTCTCTTTTCATGATCAGAAtctgaaatactttattgatccctgagggtaAACTGGGTCATTTGctgttgctcaaattctcaagagaggaATATATTATAATAAGCATAGGCGAAATTATAagcaaaagaaataagaaacacaGCAAGATGTGCATAAGAAATttgtaaaacaagaaaatatgtGCGGTATGTATAAATATGCGCAGTAATCCTAGAAAAATAGTACTaccataaatacaaaaataagaaattgagcacaTGTAAAAAGTGTACCGATATGCACCATATACACATAGGGgtgttgcactgttgaattgctGTAAAGTCCCACAGGCGTCACttattgcacatttaaatagttaaataaacattttaaatagtGTACAGTTGTGCAGTCTTTGAACTCTGTGTGACACGCCACAGGAGGCGTTAAAACGTCTGATGGCCACAGGGAGGGATGATTTCCTGTGGCGCTCTGTGGTTCAACTTCCACTCAGTTGTGTATTATCTAATTTTATCGTTTCCTCCACAGCTCCCCCATGGACTCCCTCCCACCAGCCTGAACCTGGAGGCAGAAGTGGAGAAGCAGTTTCTGCGTGACCCTGCCTGGCTCCCCATACACGACACAGACGCTGCCTTCCAGAAGTTTCTCAAGTACATATGCCTATGATTCATCTTGTTATCACCCGTTAATGCTCTGTCTGCCGCTGTTTAAATATCGCCCCTCAAAAAGTTACATGTATAAGTGCTTTGGAGTGGGCACAGGTAGCTCACGTGTTATGTAATTTGCGCATGTAATGAGAAGTGTCTTATTGATTTATGCGCCCACCTGATGAAGAAATGCACAAATCCTGGTGTTGCAGCTCGAATGCAGAGGTGATGGCTCTGCTGTTTGTCTCCCCAGGGTGACTAACAGGGACGTTCGCGTGGACTCCCTGCTCAACTGCACTCCGTCTTCGCTTCACTCGGGGCTGTCGGTCATCCGAGATCCAACCACAGGGATGCTGCTGGACTTTACAGAGGTAGCTCGCAAAAGCTGCCACACCTCACCTTTCACTGCCATTTCCAAAAGCCTATATTCTAGACTTGGAAAATCAGGGAATTCAATAAATTCATGGGACCAGTCATGGAACACCAGGGAATTTTGTCAGCctcaattagaaaaaaatcataactaTTCATTCACtgaacatatatttattttccattgtgctGACATTATGTTCACTTCccctgcagaataaaacaaaataataaactataataagACACTGAAAggagtttttcacattttcacttttatatAGATTGTgataattcagtgtttttttaatggaatgTCAAGGAATTTGACATTTGAGAGCGAGGAAGCCCTGTCTTCATcacagttttattgtttgttttgtattgacATCATGCTGTTAAGTAAAAGTGCTTTATAAGCTGTTTATTGCTCATATtctgtaaatgaaaaatgtcgttcatggaaattaaaaattttAGACTCTTTAAAAGTCAAAGTATTTTATATTTGACCTATAATGGGAACCCTGCATTTGTTAaggcatttatttgtttatttactttttaaccTCTTCGACTCACTCAATTAATTGCAGCTTTCTTAAAACCCACataacttcattttaaattctcttTGACATTGTTGTGCAATGTGAACTGTTTTTCCAAACTTAGaagctattattattaagtgGGTGTTTAAGGGAAAATTGGAGTACCAGGGGTTGAGGCATAACATCACACTGTTTAGCAAAGTGCTTCATAAGTTGTTCATTGCGTGttttctgtaatgtttttttctgagatgAAGGTGCAGTCAGTGGACCACGGCAAGAACAATCCGTCTATGTTAAGTCAGAAAAAGCCTCTGTTGTGGGCGAACAGGCCGTTTCTTAAAGATTAATGTGGCTGTTTGCTGGTCTTTTCCTCGCCTCTTCTCCCTCAGGTGTTACTGGAGGATACAGGCCTGTCAGCAAAGAATTCTCTGTCTTTGCAACGCCAACCTGGGCCTCCTTCAGAGAGCCTACGAGGAAGTAACACCAACTACCCCTTCCTGCCTGGTGAGTCATCAACAAGGGAATGAGGAACACTCTTGCATTCACCAACTCTCCCATGCCTTTGTTGATTATAATCCCAACAGGGGGAATGCACATGCAAATGACGCATTACCCTCttacttttttaattaaaagtgcAATTCTTATTAAATGGCATACTAATTGAATTAGTaacatagaaactgaatgagtAGACCAAGTGTGGCACATTCattcacagcaaatcagagtgTTTCCAGGTGGTTCACCTTGCCAAGGCTTTACACTTTAAACTGATGAATGACTTTCAATGACAGACTTCGCTGTGCAGTGCTAGTTCCactcattcagtttctatgattAGCAAATGGTGTATTCATTTCACAGAGATTTGATgagatattttattgtttgtgaaaataatattttttaacctCCAAATCCACAGGAGGAATGGAGGAACTCACTCTTGACCAAATCAAGAAGAAATCTGACCTGGAGGAGGACATAGACTTTGAAAATGGtgattttttatattaaaatttTGCATaaccattttgtaaaatgtcaTCACGTCTTCTGCCTTTACTTGAGTTTGTAACGCTGATTGTATTTGCCATTTTTCCTGACAGATCTGCTCCGAGTCCCCCCCGGACTTAAAGCTGGGATGGACTTCAGTGACAAAGGTTTGTCTGGAAATCATGTAATCCTGTGCCAGTAGTTCTTTCTGggattaattaaaattaattactttatgcctctctttttattttatactgAAGGTGCCAAAGCAACAAAAGCAGAGGTCAACCTCATGTCCCTCCTGTCCACATTCGACGACATCATTGACTTGCAGCTCGAggcagaagagaaagaaaaaggcagtGAAAGCACAGAGGCTCCGAAATTAGCCAGAACCAACAGTTTAGAAGACCTGGGCATCAAGGTGATGCAGTTAATTACATCTGTCTGGTTTCATAATTGAAATCGTTAGAGTGCCTCAAAGAAAGAGCCCCCTCGGTTTGTTctaagattgaaaaattagggCAAACATGATAATCTTGATTAGGTATTTATTAGGGTTAGATAAACTTTACTGATCTCAAAGGGAGAATCAGGTCAGCAGAAATGACAAGactaaagataaaaataaaacattgataAGAAAATGTCTTCATCATGCCAATACAGACTTCTTATTAACAAGAAACTATACAAATTTATGACAGAATATTTACTTTTACTGTTTACAGACTTATCATTTACAGTGCAAGAGCATGCttatgtgcaaatgtgcatcaCTGGCTATTGAAATGATTAGATGTATTCAACTACAGCAGCATGTGACACCATGTTGTATAGGCACTGAAATAATTCAATATTGCTGATATgtttattaatataataaataaagaaataagaagAGCAACATACACAATACACCATTAATTCTGCAGCTCTATCTTGTCCAGACAACAACACTACAATCGGTCACCTAAATTGCAATTATGGTGTTCCCTCTGGCTAGCTGTGATCTATAATTAAATCTGGGTTCTTTTCTTCAATCTTTCAGGATGCTGTGTCATCATCCTCCACatcagagaagggaaaggaTGTGAAATCCAAACCACAAGAAGACCCCGAGGAGAACAAGAAATGGGCCATCCCTGTAAACATCACCTCGCCCTGCGAAGACTTCCATAAACGCATCCCCAACCCAGCTTTCAAGGTCGGTGCTGTGATGACAAAACACTCCAGGATGGAAATCGTGTATTAGCCTGATATGCCTGGTTTTATATGTCACATTCTTTTATAGAGTTATACTTTTATATATGTGTGGATGTAATATTTATCCCATTTATGTGCTACAACATTACACACGAGCATGCAGAAATACAAATCTTTATATTCATTATTTGTCggctgtgtgagtgtctgtgtatAATTGAGCTGTTATCACAGGAAAATCGCTTTGTAGAGTAGCTCAGCATGCAGTGCACTGATCtggctctgctctcctctgctccagTGGCCGTTTGAGCTGGACGTCTTCCAGAAACAGGCTGTGCTGCGGCTGGAGGCTCACGACTCCGTGTTTGTAGCAGCACACACGTCAGCTGGCAAAACAGTGGTGGCAGAATATGCCATCGCTCTGTCGCAGAAACACATGACCAGGTGTGCGTTCAGCTTTTCAATTCATTTAGGGCTTTTATTGAGAGTGCTGAATTAAATATGAGTGTACTGAGGcttgactgtatgtgtgtgggggaaCATTTAGTTTTCTCGATACTAATGGGATGATCTaccattttctctgctgttttaacatatttgtacatgtttccagaaaaaaggtgattttgtatttgaaacaagtgggattatctcatcccgctggcggattttttttcacttgtttgcagaaaaacaagcttttaagACACATTATGAGACTAAATCACTTAAGATGGGcaattttgcagtgtaatgttttattttggataGAGCATTGCATTGTCATGCGTATCTCATCACCATTAAAAAATTCAGGACTTGATATTTGTTCCTTGCATTCTGCTAATCATAATCTAACCCTCTTTGTGATTGTGTGCTCTGATAGGACCATCTACACCTCCCCTATCAAAGCCCTGTCCAATCAGAAGTTCAGAGACTTCAAGAACACGTTCGGGGATGTGGGACTCTTGACCGGCGATGTCCAGCTCAGTCCTGAAGCTTCATGTCTCATCATGACCACTGAAATTCTCAGGTACTTGCTAACAAAAGATATGGCATCCCTATTATttaagagataaaaaaaaaaatcaatagagaAATCAATACTGCACCTCCCCTTTGTTAAAATGACCTCAACCCCCACACATAGCCAAGACAATAATGTGCTCTCTTTGTGAATACATTTAAGTGATAACAGCTTTTTGTGTGACTGTTAGTTTGTACACAATAAAATTGTGTTAGTACCCAGATTCCCACAcgctctcctcctgcaggtctATGCTTTACAATGGCTCAGAGGTCATCAGAGACTTGGAGTGGGTGATCTTCGACGAGGTTCATTACATCAATGACGCCGAGGTGAGGAAAGGTCCCGATCCCGACTGCTGTCAGTATCTTCTGGTTATCTGATTTTCAGCCAAGCTGAGAGTCCCTGGATGACCGTTTTCCGTCCTCTCTCACCCCGCTCCCTTTGTTGTCCTCAGAGAGGAGTTGTGTGGGAGGAGGTTCTGATTATGCTTCCTGAACACGTCAGTATCATTCTGCTCAGCGCCACGGTGCCAAATGCTCTGGAGTTCAGCGAGTGGATCGGGTGGGTGCTCCACACTGACATCCACTGTGTCGACGAGTGTTAAAGAGGCTCTTATCATAGTACAGATAATTAGATAAGTGATGCTAAAGTTAATAATCCAACCATTTCAGCCTAGATAAATAGATCAGATATCTAAACCTTATGAATTCCATACACTTCATAGCACTAATATGTCCCATAATATCACTGTAAATGATCTGCAGTCATCTGCTAGAAAGAGCTGCAGCTAGCAATTATCTTCATTGTCGATTACctactgattattttttgattaatcGTTCAGTCTTTAAAGTGTCAAAAGTAATGCTCATCATATATGACATAAGGCTCATGACACAGTCTgagcagcagacaaaaaaacacaaaggtttaATTCAATATGCATATGAATtggagaaaagcaagaaaatctCTGTGAAGATGTAACCATCAAACGTTTGGCATTTCTACTTGATAAATAGCTGTAGCAGTTAATTGATCATCACAATTATGATCTATTAATGTGCTGCTGATTGACTAATCAATCAGTTGACCAGTTGTCTCAGGACTACTGTTAGGTCTTTGGCTTGTTTGATtatttcttttccctctcccccCACCATCTCCTGCCCAGGCGTATTAAGAAGAGGCATATTTACGTGATCAGCACAATGAAGAGGCCCGTGCCTCTGGAGCACTACCTGTACACCGGAAACAGCAccaagacacagaaagagatgtTCCTGCTGCTGGACGCTACGGGCAACTTCCTCACAAAAGGGTACAACATGCAAATTTCACCCACCGACAGCTGCATATCCAAAGCAGCTGTGAgataatttgattaatttggTTATTATTCGGTCAGTTATGCATTGAAGCTGTTTGTGATGGaggatgttgtgtttttcttccaggTATTATAATGCTGTTGATGCCAAGAAGGAGAGAACCAGCAAACATGCCCAATCATTTGGCACCAAGAACACTTCTCAGAACACTTCAGCCAGCCAGGTATGTCCATGATCCGTTtgtgattctgatcatttttcttactttattcTCTGTTCCTCCATCCTCTCATCtcaccatccctccctccaggACCGACCGGTGTGGCTCTCCCTCCTGCACTTCCTGTCCGAGCGGCAGCAGACGCCCGTGGTGGCGTTCACCTTCTCGCGGACGCGCTGCGACGAGAACGCCCGCTCGCTGGCCTCCATGGACCTGACCACGTCTGTGGAGAAGGCGGAGATTCACTCGTTCTTCCAGAAGAGCCTGAGTCGCCTCAGAGGAGGGGACCGACAGCTGCCTCAGGTAAGGAGGGATAGTCAGAGGACCCACTTCTCTCCACGGCTTTCCTTCTATAGACTTTCTTAGACTTTTCATGTAGGTAGAATCATCTATTATTCATGCACGCTGCAGGAGTAATTCATTTTTCTATAGCAGTCCTTAATCATCACTTGGCGTTGACAGCTACCTTAGGCAAGGAATATAAATCACATGGGAAGGATAGGAAGATTGTATATTTTTGGATTTCTCTGATGAAATTCTGACAAACGTGGTCTCTTACACTGGTGTTAAAGCTGCATTTAGCAACTTCACACATTAGCGCCTCCTAGGGCTTGGCAATCATTATTGATATCATGATCTGAGACTGTATATCGCCAGGGATTGTAGATATCGtaatatggcataagtgttgtcttttcctggtttttaaGGCTACTAGTAATTGAGTTTCTGTTCCTTTTAAAAGTCCAGAGAGCCTTGTGAAAAagtaaacagtgaaaaatgtctaaacccatccctacaatattgtcacagtaTCGAGGTATTCAATTAAAGATGACAAATGAAAGCGAGACATAACAGGCTGAAACCTGTTTGAACATCAGTACCCAGAAATCAGCGTGTTTATATTTACCAACCCGCCTGCCTATGATGCTTTATACCAAACAATATCAAAGGGATGAGAAACACAAAAGATCAAAGGCTGATGAATCCAGATTTCTCTGGACAAAGCACTCGCTCACTGTTGTTTTGGAGATAGTTTTTACACGttgatgtttgtatttgtcacGTCCTGTGTGTGGAGAAACATCCATACCTGAGGCCATAATTTCATTTGGCCAAATGGGTAAATGTATAGAATCCTCATTAGAGGCAGTGGGATACTGTTCCACTGTGACAGCTCTGATCTAAATTGATAAGATGTGTATTTTGCATAAAAATGGTACCTTTTAAATTATAGCGTTAATGAGAAATATGTAAGTGACAGTCCTGCTTATACCATGGTCACTCGCCAGAATTCACAAATAACAGTATTCTCTTACTTGTGCTGGATGTTTAAAACATTAACTTAATTGGCTAGCTGATTCAGGTGCTGAGATTTTAATGTTTACTGGGCTTGCTACTGattttgttgctatggttacagtgATTGGTTTGGAAAACTTTGACCAGCGAATAACAGCAATAAGACTTAAGCCAGACTCACTGATCTGTAATGAACTCTTTAATACTTTTATATTCTACTGTAATATACTAATTATGTGTGTCTTAAGGCacaccctccagccaatcagacgcaaGTATTTACCTGGGCCATGGTATAAATGGATTATAATGTACAGTTGCTTTCATTATATTTACAGTCAATTTTTAGGCGTTTAGTTGATTTTTTCCTCCAGTGTCACTTGTGTTTATCCATGTTGGAATGAGACCGAGCAGATTAACGACTTGCTGGTGTCCTGTGTCTCAGATCCTGCTGATGAGGGACCTGCTGAAGAGAGGCATAGCTGTCCATCACAGTGGGATCCTGCCAATACTGAAGGAGGTCATCGAGATGCTCTTCTCACGCGGGCTCGTAAAAGTGAGTCAAGTTGATTCATTCAAGCAAAATGGACAGAATTTGTCCTCATCACAATCCGGCGTCAGCCCTTTCACTGTCTGCTCTGTGAATTACTTCAGTGTTGCGTCAACACTAGCTTTTGACGCAAGGCGCTAATTTATGCTGAAATCCTCCCACTCTGCTGCAAGCAGtttgaaacaaacacaaagtatGATTTTAAACGCTTGTTTTTCTCAGGTGCTGTTTGCCACTGAAACATTTGCAATGGGAGTGAACATGCCTGCTAGAACCGTGGTGTTCGACAGCATCAGGAAACACGACGGGACAGGCTTCAGAAACCTGCTGCCTGGTAtacctctgtctctttctttctgctgttcTTCCTTCCAAACCATCATCCGTGATGCTGCTTTATCTCAGATGTTTAAAATAGCAAGGAGAAAACATTCATTGTGGTGTTGTATATGTTTTAGAACAGCACTAAAATTTTTCCTTGGTGTGATTTTATTCTCTCTTcgctcttctctcctccatcccttATCTCTTACCTTGCATCTTcttactcctctctctctctctctctctctctctctctctctctctctctctctctctctctctctctctctctctctcccaggtgaATACATCCAGATGGCAGGTAGAGCGGGCAGGAGAGGCCTGGACGCCACAGGCACAGTCATCATTCTCTGTAAGACTGGCGTTCACGACATGGGAGACCTGCATGTCATGATGTTGGTGAGGCCTTCCACATTATTCATTTCACCCCAACAGTTAATTAATTTGGCACCATCAGCCCATcatatggatttatttatttatatatcactCAGTTTGACATGCTGTTATGTATTACTGTCAAATCTCCTCCTGCAGGCTTCTCAATATCATTTGCATTCTGTCTGAAAGCAGCAACgcaacaaaatatttatatCCCAACTGTGTTGTTGCATGCCAGGTTGTCTATTACGTCCCTCATTAAACCGTTAAGTCTGctatttttaacttattttcaCTGTGCCAATTTGGAGAGgactgttttcagtttcagcggGACCTTCTGTTACTCAGCAGAAATGAATCTCCTTTATCTCTGACAGagctttattttgctttatcgCTAAATATAAGAGAGGCAGAGTCCCCTGTTCTGCCGCTGATGGaaagttattttatttgtttgccaTACTATGTTTAGAATCACTTTGTTTGAGATCATTTTCCAAGGACAACTTAATATTTAGTCTATTGTAGTCGCTTTAAGATTAGACCTTGTATTACAGACCAGCACTCCCTCCCTCAACAACTAATGTCAGTGTGCCTgtgagcaaggcatttaactCCCAGTGTTGCACAGCCTTTACAGACCCTTTACACTGGCAACAGCCTCACTCAGCTTTCTCTGGTGAACTacttttatggatttttttttattattattgcaaagACACAAATGTAATTCTGAGTTTAGTTCCATTTTTTCTAAGACAAACTGCCATATTAACTGAACTGTGAAAAAAGGTGAACCATTGCCACCCGATCAAGAGAATATGTGACACATGCCATGGTGCATGAATGTGCACATGCATCTTAATTGTAACAGTAATTCATATTTAATAATCCCGTTTCACACCAAGCAAAGATCCCACATTCCTTATTATTTAGGCAGATATACAGACACGGACAATCAAATCACTGTGAAACAGTTAAGTACTTGTCTTGGTCCACAGTCTATACCAGTGGCTCTCAAACTTCAATAATGTTctccctttgaaatattttttcagctgagTACCGCCGActagtgcaaaagaaaaaagaaaaaaaacgatagaaaaaaagatcaagatcattttttttttatttgtgtctggCTTCTTGGACACAATGAACAAATGTGTTCGCTTGACGActacagcagcagatttaaaaactgaatataaaatgtggtttaacaaacttatatttgcatttttattgaactCATTTTAGTAT encodes the following:
- the skic2 gene encoding LOW QUALITY PROTEIN: superkiller complex protein 2 (The sequence of the model RefSeq protein was modified relative to this genomic sequence to represent the inferred CDS: deleted 1 base in 1 codon), with translation MERIDLPPVGPTDLPLSLLEMGCSGRFELITHPLPHHQPLPPQSTLPHGLPPTSLNLEAEVEKQFLRDPAWLPIHDTDAAFQKFLKVTNRDVRVDSLLNCTPSSLHSGLSVIRDPTTGMLLDFTEVLLEDTGLSAKNSLSLQRQPGPPSESLRGSNTNYPFLPGGMEELTLDQIKKKSDLEEDIDFENDLLRVPPGLKAGMDFSDKGAKATKAEVNLMSLLSTFDDIIDLQLEAEEKEKGSESTEAPKLARTNSLEDLGIKDAVSSSSTSEKGKDVKSKPQEDPEENKKWAIPVNITSPCEDFHKRIPNPAFKWPFELDVFQKQAVLRLEAHDSVFVAAHTSAGKTVVAEYAIALSQKHMTRTIYTSPIKALSNQKFRDFKNTFGDVGLLTGDVQLSPEASCLIMTTEILRSMLYNGSEVIRDLEWVIFDEVHYINDAERGVVWEEVLIMLPEHVSIILLSATVPNALEFSEWIGRIKKRHIYVISTMKRPVPLEHYLYTGNSTKTQKEMFLLLDATGNFLTKGYYNAVDAKKERTSKHAQSFGTKNTSQNTSASQDRPVWLSLLHFLSERQQTPVVAFTFSRTRCDENARSLASMDLTTSVEKAEIHSFFQKSLSRLRGGDRQLPQILLMRDLLKRGIAVHHSGILPILKEVIEMLFSRGLVKVLFATETFAMGVNMPARTVVFDSIRKHDGTGFRNLLPGEYIQMAGRAGRRGLDATGTVIILCKTGVHDMGDLHVMMLGKPTVLQSQFRLTYTMILNLLRVEALRVTDMMRRSFSESHRDTQAHEKRIRQLKEKVSSLPPLDTEGQLSDLVPYYHTVTELRITTEALQRATLESVNGLKALSVGRVVVVNNKQHLNALGVILQVSSDSVNRTFTALIICEKGNEEGEGNGPNAGALPHLYNTALFIPEGPCSHTVQKLKLQDISAITVKTLKVIPDRIIDNYNKRQQPRFRHDPPGQAISTATQELLRLAEANPGGVATLDPVNDLQLKSVDVVEGSMRLRLLQDSLRDFNCIHSPTFSEQYARVQERMGVQEELDKLLFLVSDQSLTLLPEYHQRIKVLQALKYVDSSNAVQLKGRVACQISSHELLLTELLFENALSPLAPEESAALLSCLVFTQNTQVEPHITNTLQEGIDRVLSVAQRIGELQRECGIAQSAEDFVGQFKFGLTEVVYCWARGMPFAEIAQLTDVQEGTVVRCIQRLDEVLKEVRQAARIVGDSVLGSKMEKASLAIRRDIVFTASLYTH